The Salvia miltiorrhiza cultivar Shanhuang (shh) chromosome 2, IMPLAD_Smil_shh, whole genome shotgun sequence DNA window caatgcatcaacaggatttaactgagattaaaaatacctgttcatatttttctgtcataaactcatttgcatcatcataataatatcattagtctgcagacattaaatattcacggtatgtgccaactatgagaactcatataatatatatataaggtgaagagaaggaggcctccttcaaatcaccgtgaccggccgactagagacggctcacgatcacctctgcgcacaaaacctttactgtcatataaatcagtcaaaggccgatatcttgcatcatgatcataatcatgtctttcatagaggcaacataccatatctcattctcatcaataataaatatggcaagttgacaattttcataatactcatcaatactgcttcaacatgcttcattttcataagaatttgcatttgaacttattatcatggtagctagccataatagagttagaataaagcccacctgtctcaggggtcgatgacgtaacgctcagagtcgtactaacgccggccgtcactcgaacctttggtggcgcacgtggtttagattgccatgtgacaaaataaactctagttagaatttcatctaactaatatctcaatacttatacttgcatcaatgcttaatctcatcttataacttctccactatttacccaattggacctcccaatttaatcggatatcttatccaattaaaagactctcaatcctaggtaaatagcattcaaaaatcacttaatcattcatgcttcaaataaacaaatatttcacataatataaatgaattatctcaatagtcaaatgacttaaaagtcattctatgaacttgaaatctttttccttgaagggaaattctcaaatattcatgtaagccttgaaaaatatttataaaactttctagtagcattttcatgccatatcatggtgtataattccaccaaagctctttaaaaattcttaacacaaaatcaaGGTAAAATTTTCGGACACTACCAGTTTAACATTCTGTTCTGTCtcaactttaacgaataaactgctttaactcAGGAACCTCCTGGTTTcgagacttataccgatgaaaacctctttgagtctagtttcgtttaaaaaacagtagagtgaaaaactccaagtggtttaagagatataggtgttttcccacagtctaccagattcggcagttttgcacgattggaagctaggatttttgaaaaatagtaaacgttggctAAAgagtttgaaattttacatgagtCTGTATGACACATGTATCGTTCTATCATACAAATGTTGGAGGCTGAATGTTTTTGAAAGTTACTGAAACGTGTGACTCTAGGGACTGCCTTTCTAAATTTCCGGCGGAAATGCGCAGtaaaacatttatattttaaaaaggtagtaaacgaagtccaaatgacttgaaattttaccaacgTCCTCAAGACACATATATCTAAACTCTGTaacattttgaagatttttggacgagggaaacctcgtcgactgatcagtccagaacgtaagaaaacttctcaaaatggttgaaattatCACATATGCACATATCACCTTAGATCTATACTTTcatcaccattctcatgcatcttcacactaataactcatcatgcttcacttatcataacatatagctctctcaagggttttcaagaactatcttccattctcatgcatcTACATGAAGAAGGGTATGAGCATATGAAAAGTAGTGAAAGTTTTGAAGGAGTTCATAACACTTTCTTTCACCaacattttcgaaaatcacaagagtagagaggggactatcatgcttcaatatgtTTCAATATACATGCCTATatatatcatgaaaaaatatatatatataacataagaggaggattgaggttgctaccaacaagatcaatggaggtggagtagaggATGATGCGTAGTATGCTTGGAGCTTGAGCTTGAAGATGAACATTTTAAGAAACCTTAGTTCTTACTATATTTGGTGGAACAAAAAAGAAAGTAAGGTGAAGTGAAGAGGGGAGGGGCTgcgaaaataaagaagaagaagagagggagggaaatgagagagaggtgtgcatGTGCTTGTGAGCTTAAAGTGTGTAGGAATGTGTTGGCTAGTAGATTAGCCTTTTAGGTGCATGTGATCTTCAATTATGGGAAAGAGAAGAATAATGTGGGAGAGTGGGGAGGGAGTGTTGATTATGGGAAAGAGAAGAATAATGTGGGAGAGTGGGGATGGAGTGTTGCGTGAgggtgagagagtgagagagaaagagagatacatctatatctatatatatatatatatatatatatatatatatatctatctatctatctatatatatatatatatacttgaataattataacCTTATTTAGTATGtgggaaaatatatttattcatgtgaggaaattttttctcaattatgatataactaatatcataataacaatgcatcaataaatcatatgtgaatattctaccaagtaaaatatttatatcacatagacattttaataaaaatatagggcgaagataggtttctcaataagagaatttataagactcgagaaaataatatcgcctcctattaaactctaaaaatttcttatctcatttattcgcccacgtgcataattcctctagctactatttaaaactcaatttaaattcaagctagggcacaaatagcttctcaaaacacggggtgttacatccttacccccttaaaaaaaatttcgtcccgaaatttgaaatcTCACATTCGAGAAACAATTCtggatatttttccttcattttatcctccaattcccaagttgcttcttcttgcccgtgatgtctccattgtattTTGACCAAGACAAGtgacttatttctcaattgttggatctttctatccaacacagcttcgggtctttcttcatatttcaggtctggttcaagagatatatcctctcgatgaataacatgcttcgggtcaaacacgtattttctcaactgcgacacgtgaaagacattgtgaacattcgcgaaatttggaggtaacgcgagtctataggcaacagggcctactttTTCCAATATGTCGTATGGGCCTATAAATCTaggcttgagctttccttttatacCAAATCGGTGAATCCCTCGAGAAGGGgaaactttcaaaaagactttacTTCCCACTTCAAACTGAATCTCTGTGCGTCTAGTGTCGGCATAAGATTTTTGgcgatcttgagcttctttaattcgttgccgaatttgtctcacagttgtgatcatttcttccactgcgtcaggacctaacacttttctttctcctacttcatcccaataaagcggagatctacattttcttccatagagggcttcatatggtgccatgttaatagtcgtttggaaactattattgtaggcaaattcaatcaggggtaacacttgttcccattgagctcctctatctaacactacagtccgaatcatatcttccaaaacttgtatagttctttcagactgtccatccgtctgtggatgaaaagctgtgctaaaattcaacttagtacccaattccctgtgtaagctcatccaaaaacgtgaggtGAATTTTGTATCTCTATCGGAGGTAATCGTCATTGGAACTCCGTGTAAACGTACTATCTCACGAATGTATATTTGAGCTAACTTTTCAGAACCACTTGTGACAGGAATCGGTATGAAGTGAGCACTTTTCGTCAATCTATCTATGATCACCCAAACGGCGGTATTCCCTCTATTCGACTTTGGCAAGGCAGTGACAAAGTCCATGGCAATgtggtcccatttccactctgggatttctaacggttgtaatttgccataaggtcgttggtgtaatgcctTCACTTGCTAACAAGCTAAACATcgttctacaaacgaagctatgtctcgcttcatgccttcccaccaaaatcttgcttttaaatcttggtacatcttcgtacctCCTGGATGTGCtgcgtaaggcgtgtcatgagcttcgctcatgatttcatttcttaatttctcatcattgggtacacagattcttccctcaaacatcaatgcattatctgctgcttcttggtATGACTCAAGCTTCTCGGTACGGATTTTCACTCGCAATCTTTCCAAtttctcatcctctctttgcATACTAACAATCCTTGATCTTAGGTCGGGGGTAACACTGAGTGTCGCCATGATCAAATCTGTGGTTTGCGGTGGAAATACCACTTCCAACCTTAACCTTTCGAATTCCCTAACCAAGTCATTCTCCTTGGTTAGGATACATCCTAACTTGGCTCGTTCCATTCTGCTCAAGGCATCTGCCACGACGTTGGCTTTGCCTGGatgataattgattccacaatcgtagtccttgaccaattctagccatcttctttgtctcatattcagatccttctgttcaaagaaatatttgagactcttatggtcggtgtaaatttcacaccttactccataaaggtgatgtctccaaattttcaatgcgTGCACTACTGCTGCTAGCTCTAGGTCATGTGTCGGGTAATTTGCTtcgtgtggcctaagctgtcgcgaggcataagctattacctttccctcttgcatcagtacacaacctagtccTTTCTTTGATGCGTCCGTATAGATAGTGTATTCCTTGTTTGCTTCTGGAACGGCTAGTACTGGGGCAGTGGTcaacctcttcttcaattcttgaaaaCTTTGTTCGCATTCGTCTGTCCATAagaatttgacttctttcttgagcATATGAGTTATAGGCTTGGCTATTTTGGAGAAATCTTGTATAAAACGACGGTAGTAGCCTGCTAATCCTAGGAAGCTACGAATCTCGTGAGGtgtcgttggtgatctccattcttgcacTGCTTGAACCTTGGCAGGGTCCACTTTGATTCCTGCAGCTGAAATGATGTGGCCTAAGAAATTGACTTCTcgtagccaaaactcacatttgctatacttagcataaagcttttcagctcttagcttctctagcacagttctaaggtgctcttcatgatccttctcattcttcgagtaaatcaagatgtcgtctatgaataccaacacgaattgatccaaatattcgtgaaacactcgattcatgagatccatgaatacggcgggggcatttgttaatccaaaaggcatcactatgaactcatagtgtccgtatctcgtgcggaatgctgtctttggaatatCCTCAGGTCGTATCCTCAATTGGTGATACCCTGTCCTTaaatctatctttgagaaagcgcgtgctcctcgaagttgatcaaacaaatcgtctatacgtggcaaaggatacttgttctttagGGTCACCTTGTTTAATTCCCGGTAATCGATACACAATCTTAAACTTCcgtctttctttttgacaaacaggACCGATGCTCCCCAAGgcgaaacactgggtcgaatgaatcccatgtccaacaattcttgtagttgcaaCTTCAGTTCTTGCAATTCTGCTGGTGCCATCCTATATGGTGCTTTGGATATTGGTGCTACTCCAGGTTCCAAGTCGATTGTGAATTCCAATTGTCGGTTCGGGGGTAGACCTGGTAGAATATCAGGGAAAACGTCTTGATACTCCCGCACTATAGGTACATCTTCAATCTTTATTTGTGCTTCCTCTTCTTGGCTCAAGTATACTAAATATGCTGTCGCGCCCTTTTCTTTTAGTATCTTGTTCGCTTGCACTGCAGAGATGATaggtgtcttcttccatttcCTATTGATGGCATAAAAACATGTAGGTTCCAGGCCaggtggctggaatgatatccgtctctGCTCGCATTGTATCACCGCATGGtgttctgctaaccagtccattcccaaaatgatgTCTGTGGTCCACATGCGCAGAAGTCTCAACGtcttagccttaagcttaagaggtcctaattcgaattctaagttaggacacacaTGTGTCACGGTGGTGATCTTCCCTAAGGGAGTGGCTACCCTTAAGTGTAGCTGGGCTGGTTCTACATTCAGCTCTAACGTATCCACACAAGTATAtgagatgaaagaatgtgatgctCCAGTATCAAAGAGAATAACAATGGGTACACCTTTCAGTTCCCCAATACCTGTTAAGTTTCCTTGGTTCTTATCCTGATTCTTCTGATTGATAGCATACATCCTTTGATATTGCGGTGGTATTCCTGCTTGCGGTGCAGGTAGCTGCTTATGAGGCTGGTTTGGACGGCGAAAAGGTTGTTGCTGTAGTGGTTGAGGTAGAGGAAGAATTCCTTCCATTGCTCTGAGTTGTGGGGTTGGAAACTGATTGGgtcttcctccactcatccctTGCTGTCGGTTGGGGCACTGGCTCGAGTAATGCCCTGGTTTCCCACAAGTGAAACAATTTGGGTTTCCAGCTCTGCACACTCCTGTGTGTAACTTGTTGCACTTAGGACAAGGGGGTATCCCTTGGTGTCCGGGGTGTGAGGTCGCTGGTCcaccataaaataatttatcgccTTTCACGAATGGAGCCTGGACATTCTGACCTTGCCATGGCTTTTTACCCTCATTTCCACGATTTTCCCATTTGCGTTTTCCTTTCTGTCCTTGGTTAGAGTAGGGAGTGTTTGATACTTGCGTATATTGAGCTGATGGAGGCGTTGGTGTGTGTGTTGTTTTCTCTGGTTGCATTGCTAGCTCCATATCTAGAGCTCTGTTCAAGGCCTCGGCGTAGGAAAGTgccgtttgacttgccaatacaaCTCTTATCTCTTGTCGCAGTCCGGCGCAAAACAACTCGGACATCTTCTCATCCGTATCCACTCTATACGGTGCATATCGGGCCAGATCGCAGAATAGTCGATCGTACTCCACTACAGTTTTATTCCCTTGCTTTAAGGTGGTAAactccatctccttctttttcctatagcttctgggtatgaacttctcacacagaGCAGTCTTAAAAAGCTCCCAAGTGAGTTCATCTAACTGCTCTGGGGCCATAGTTTTCTGCTTTGCTTCCCACCAATAGTCGGCGGTTCCTTTCAGCTGGTAAGACACGCACATAAGACGTTCTGCGTCGTTGCATctcaaaaatcgaaagattcgTTCCATAGCACGAATCCATTCTTCCGTTTCAGCAGGGTCTCCCGTGCCTGCGAAAGTCGGTGGGTTCTGTCTTAAGAAAAGTTCTTCCACTCTCCTATCTTGAGGTGGAGACGGCGGTGTAGGTTCTCTGGGTTCTTCCTCATTCACGGGTACATTTCTGTACACTCTTCGTGGAGGCATTATGACAATCTACAAGTTTGGGTTAAAAGATAAGTTCCTCTATGTGACAAGGATCATCTTACTCTAGTCTTATAGCTGAGTAATTCACAACATACCATGcgtctcatatatatatatatgtatatacatacatTATCACATAGAGTATACTCAATGCATCAAGTACTCGGTTctcaatcaatgtatacaaattGACAACTACatcataacaatgcatcaaaacaAGTAATCACATTTCTCATTTAgtcaaaaatggccactttggcCCATCATGTATATACCGTGAAAATTGCCTCAGCGAGGACTTCTTTTGTACAAAATGATCTATAAACTGCTATAGGTCAGTACAAAGTACTACTCTGTTAAAGACCTAGCTACTGCATCAATACTGCGTCTATGTACAAGCAGCCCTACAATTGGGTACAGATACTATCCGTTACCCGTGTACTATAGGGACCTAAAATAAGTACAAGACCTGGTCTGGGATGGAACTATCCATTACCAGCCAAATCTACGGGCTATCTAAACAAAGCTACCATATATATACATCTCTACTCAAATACCATCATATCAAAACCATATCCACCCATGACCTCTACCATCACCCCGGCTACTATCGTCACTCCCATCCTCCGTAGCATCATCACCGACATCTGCTCGAGCGTCACCCAATCGGGGCACATACGGCACACCATCCTCACTGTCAGAGTCGGCACGGTGAAAAGGGTCGAAGGCGGCTCTCTCTCGAATCGGATCTCCTCGAGGGACGTCCGTCTCGAAGGCCTGGCCCATGTTAGGAAGATCCAAGGGCTGTGAGATGAGAGTCCCAACAACCGGGACTGATCCTGTGTCGTCCTCCGTGTCTCTAGCTGTCCCCTGGGGTCGTGAAGGTCCTGGTGCGAATGGATCAACATCAGCCATAGCAATCTCGCCCTCTCCAACCGTAGGGGGGAAAGGAACAGGGAGGGTCTCACAGATGGGGTTCATCAGCTGCTCGGTGGTATCGATGGCCTCAGTGGTGTCTATGGTCATAGGGGTAACCAAGATATCAATAGGAGAAATCTCCTCCTCGGGCAGAGTGCCCTGAGGAAGTGAAGGAATAGGGTCATCAATCGGCTGGAAGCTAAGGAGGTCTAGTCCCAATGCCATAAAAGGATCCTCAGTCTCAGGAAGACCCTGAGGCTGACTCTCTGCCTCACCCTCTCGGGTGTCACTCTCTGTCAGGTAAAAGTAGGGTGCATACATCACGAACCGGCTCAACAGAATGGTTAGGTACTCCGGAAATCGCACCTCAAATCCTCCCGGTGCCAACGGGCTATAGAAGTCTGGGGCGATAAAATGACACCAAGCCTGCCAGTGGGGTGGCATCCTATGTGGTAGTATCTGCATGGCCTGCTGGGCCGTGACTCCATGCTCTACGGCGTCAATCCACCTGTGGTGGAAGCGTGCTAAGAACTCTCCAATAGTCTCGTGGTGCTCCAAAGTACAGTCATAGAAAGCCTGTACTATGTCGAATCCGTCTGCCATGCTAGAATAACAACTCGTGTTActaagtcaagaatgacttactCGTTTATTACTCAATAACATACTCGTTTGTCGGTGTTCCTCTAGGATTCTCGTAGTGCATCGGTATCAATATTGATTCCAATAAAAATTTTCCACCATCTTACTTATCAAGTATTTCACAACCAGATATCAATAATATTGCATCATGTACTAATCATATTCAGATCCTTctgttcaaagaaatatttgagactcttatggtcg harbors:
- the LOC131008150 gene encoding uncharacterized protein LOC131008150 produces the protein MPPRRVYRNVPVNEEEPREPTPPSPPQDRRVEELFLRQNPPTFAGTGDPAETEEWIRAMERIFRFLRCNDAERLMCVSYQLKGTADYWWEAKQKTMAPEQLDELTWELFKTALLEYDRLFCDLARYAPYRVDTDEKMSELFCAGLRQEIRVVLASQTALSYAEALNRALDMELAMQPEKTTHTPTPPSAQYTQVSNTPYSNQGQKGKRKWENRGNEGKKPWQGQNVQAPFVKGDKLFYGGPATSHPGHQGIPPCPKCNKLHTGVCRAGNPNCFTCGKPGHYSSQCPNRQQGMSGGRPNQFPTPQLRAMEGILPLPQPLQQQPFRRPNQPHKQLPAPQAGIPPQYQRMYAINQKNQDKNQGNLTGIGELKGVPIVILFDTGASHSFISYTCVDTLELNLKAKTLRLLRMWTTDIILGMDWLAEHHAVIQCEQRRISFQPPGLEPTCFYAINRKWKKTPIISAVQANKILKEKGATAYLVYLSQEEEAQIKIEDVPIVREYQDVFPDILPGLPPNRQLEFTIDLEPGVAPISKAPYRMAPAELQELNVSPWGASVLFVKKKDGSLRLCIDYRELNKVTLKNKYPLPRIDDLFDQLRGARAFSKIDLRTGYHQLRIRPEDIPKTAFRTRYGHYEFIVMPFGLTNAPAVFMDLMNRVFHEYLDQFVLVFIDDILIYSKNEKDHEEHLRTVLEKLRAEKLYAKYSKCEFWLREVNFLGHIISAAGIKVDPAKVQAVQEWRSPTTPHEIRSFLGLAGYYRRFIQDFSKIAKPITHMLKKEVKFLWTDECEQSFQELKKRLTTAPVLAVPEANKEYTIYTDASKKGLGCAKPTSWQMP